CTTTTGGCTTTTGTCGTGTAGCCTGCAGCCGTTTTCTTTTGTACGAACTCATCCAAGCCGTTGCAGcatccactacaagaaaaacgggtTTTAACGACAGGGAAAAACAGTCGTTAAAAGTTAATTTTCGGTCGTTAAAAAGTTGTAACGACGGAAATTTTCCTGTCGTCAGTCGTCGTTATTGCTTccgaggataaaagtctttaacgacgggaatgataaacccgtcgttaattgtattaacgaccgtatgattcccgtcgttaaaaataattattagcgaccaaattataactcaataacgacaatatttcccgtcgttaatagtGTGAATAATTAACGACAGTATAATTCCCGtcgttaataattattaactactgAATTATAACTCAATAACGATAATATTTTCCGTCGTTAAAAGTATGAATAATTAACGACCATATGATTttcgtcgttaaaaataatttttagttacCAAATTCTTTAATAATAACGACAGTATTTTCTATCGTTAATAGTGTAAACAATTAGAGACTATGATTTTTgtcgttaaaaaatattatttacctACCAAAATATAGAACAATAAAGACAGTATTTCTCATCGTTAATAGTGTAAAACCAACGATTAGTCATCAATGACGACAATATCCTGTTTTGATGaaaaccaccaaacctatatatcattattcatatcaaattggaataaaactcataaaattaaacctgTCATTCAACTAATTAACTTCAAAGTAATATATgttcaaccaaaataaaaagtatcattatccattagcatttacacaccaaaagtagtatCTATACAGgtgttaattgccaacaaaCTACACCAAAAAAGATGTTTAACTAAAAGTAACACTTTGATAATTGTATATACTATACAAAAATGTACACCAAAGCACTATAGTCAAATAGTTGattgaaattataattatagaaCTGTTCATGTAGTCCAAGACAGAAATTGCTTCCTTTAGAGTTCTGTTGTTTCATTGAcctgcaaaaaaaaataaaacataaaattagagtcaaagatcgatgtgttcatgttttctttataaaagattacaaatagaattaataaaacacAAAAACGTCTCCATCACAAGCTACAAAACATACAACCATTAAAATGCaccaaaacacaacaaaatttcacaaacacactctaaattttgtaattgatgCTATCTGTACAAGACTTAAATGCTCATAAGCTTCTAAGTAAAAAAATTTGCACTTACAAGGATAACAATTATTGCaatataatttgttaaaaaacaaaatctacaACATTCCCAGTGTTCATAAGTGCTTTGTTATATAACTAACTTTGTCATATTTGGAACAATATTATCAATAACTTTCACATTAATATTTTGTTGAAAGTTTATgtaaaatgatgtaaaataaaGTCTAAATTACCATAGATGGGTAGATGATGTGCAAATGATACTATCAGTGATGTTTGCACTAAATGATTTACCTACTCCCAGAATCAAGCACTaattagaaaaaggaaaataagatgATATCTTACTAAGGACAACCACAGCAGGTCACCAACAAGAGGAAATAGATTGAGAAGTAAAAAGACTAAACAAAACAATAGAAAGCAAATAAAAGcctaaaattgaagaaaataaatgcaaacaTTCTCTAGTGGATAGCACATGAAACACGGGAAACCATTGCATAGTGCATACATTTCACACTCTAGTCTATCAACTAAGAACTGTGGGCTAATCCATTCCTCCCATTGTTTATAAATGAAAAGataaaccaaattaaaaatGCCTACAATCCCCTGAATAATCCAAATTTTGGCATATTGAACCAGCTAACAGCTTTCTAATTTCAGCAatgttatatatcatataagcaaGTCAAAATATGCAACAACCTCAGGAAATTTAGGATTTCATACCAAAGAACATATGAAATCCTAAACACTTCTAatcaagaataaaaaaaaaagaaaaaaaaaaagacatgcaAACAGTGAAATGAAAAGAGGTTAGTGTGCTATCTTATCCTATCAAAAAGAATTACAATTGTTTACAatgctaataaaattaaaaacttaaaactataattatgtgcatcaaaatgtatatatataataaggatAATCCCCGAATGAAGCAGATAATTAAACTGTCAGGCAGGGATAAAGCCATAAAAGGAATGAGATTCCAATGCAACTGTTAACTTGCTGGGAAAACATAAAAGTCCCTCATACAAACTGAAACAATGTATTTTGAGACATAACATATTCAAAAACCTTGCATGGAAACAACTAAAAGCTTACTATAGTTGCCATGAAAACCTATTTAAAGCTTCTTTAACCAAATACAGAGACAGCAAAGCTCAAAATAGATCAGAGCACTTCTTTAGACATGATGCAATCCTTAAACCCAaacaatgagaaagaacaaaacaatGCCTTTAAAGGGATGTACAGCCAGAATTTCTGGGAGAAGTGAAAGTTCTAACatgctagtttttttttaatttatgttcaTCTAAACATAGTgaattggaaataacaaaagcACGAGATATTGAAGGTCATTGGAGGAGGTTCACATGAGCAATATAAGCCTCCATGAAGCTTCATTTCCAAAGAAACAATAACAAAGCCCTAGGAGACAAGACTACTTTGAGTTACAGTTCAATCTGTAGTACATAACTATTGAAGGCATCATATCACAACAATAACCCCAAAAGATAGTgattaaatagataaattagaaGGGGGGGGGGACACAAAACAAAGGCCATCACTAAGAATCAAAACTGCACGAAACAAAATCTGATTTCCCTAATATTGAATACAAAGCTTCCAAGATCCAAAATCAGATTACTTAAGAACCTTACCGTACAACAACAGTATGTTCTGGTCCCTCATTCTAAATGCATCATTAAAACTACTTAATTTGGTAACAAACTACATTCTTAATGATAGCAAGTACACTGGCAATGACTCATTAACAGAAACAAATTTGATATGCCTTAGGTGTAACTTAAGTTTTCGGGGGCAGGGGAATTCATAACATTAATACTTTTACAGGACACAAAAAATCCCACATGGGgaacttattacattaataccTCTAGAGGACACAACAAATACCAAGTTAAGTAACCAAAAGACATAGTAGAAAATCATTTGTTATGCCAATGACTCACTTTTTTAAACgttgctattaatttaatggaAACCTAGCCTTGGTCATCCATCTTCTGCCACAAGTATGtatctttaattaaattcttattaCTGCAAGGAATAGATAAGAGCATAGATCGTTCAATTcctaactaaaaataattaactagcAAATTAGCAATGATTACCAATGAAAAGTAATGAAAGCCATTAATAAGATACCTGAAATAATAATCTATCTGATTCAATATCTTAACAGGCAACTGTGGGTCTGGGACAAGAAAAAACATTGCAGGGGGTGATATTGGCGACATAAAAGGCATGGCTCTAAATGAATCAGGTAGTGGACCTGTAACATAAAACAGTGGATGCTGCCCTTCTGCAAACAGATGGGTACATTTACTGGAACATATATAACTAACCTAAATCGGTAATATACAAGTATAGAAAtatcacacaaaatatatatacaaaaacatcCAGAACAAGAAAAGAACCTGTTTCGAACATCAACGACGTCCTCGTGAGGCAAAAGCTGGGGCAGTTCGTCGTAGACGTGATTGGCCCCACCGTCGACCCAAACACGAAGATATGCTGCTCTACAccgacaacaacaacaagaacaacGAGACGGCGGCATCGATCAGACAACCAAATCGCACGAACACAACAAAATCGAATGAACCAAGAGAGAAGAAGGGGCGTACCGTACTTCCAAAGCAGAGGAGTGAATCGGGGGAGGCATTGATTGAGCAAGACGAGGGCGTAGGTCTGAGGGTGTCCGTTGTGGGCGGGAATCGAGGGGAGGAGGAAGGTGGATGAATGAGCCGTTTGAGATGGAGATTTAGCGGCGGCGAGGAGGCCGCGATGGAGTTGGAGGTTGCGACGAGGTGGCCGCGATGGAGTTGGAAGCGGCGGCAACGTTGAGGCGGCGGAGGGAGGCGGCCGGGAATGCAGAGGGTGAGACTGTGATTTGGGGGATTAGGGCTTGGGGGAATTCTGATTTGGGAATAGGAATTGGAGGGGAAAAGGCCCCTGCTCACGCcaacattttgatcttttttaaatatttaattgttaattaataaaaataatattaataattatttaattaataaaaataaaataatttaacatggtAACTgataaaataagttaaattattgcatcagattaataattatttaaaaataaaattatattataaataaatctattaattataataaatttgtttgatatattttattatttttaatatatttataaatttttaatatattttattatcaataaattaaaaaattaattttcaattataataatttaataattatatttatacatttacagaaaaataatttatgaaattaatattaataattatttcattgataaaaatataataatttaagattataataattgataaaataatttaaattattacatcaaattaatatttatttaaaagtataattatattataaataaatctaataattataataaattaatttgataaattgtattctttttaatatgttcatatttttttaatatattatattatcaataaataactaatgctcaattatcatagtttaataattatatttgtgcatttatagaaaaatataattatattaagaattgcttatataagtgttagttaaattttaataaaattttttattattttatgctttgaattaaaaattttagtcattaacgacgggaaaatagtatattaacgacgacttattttacctgtcgttaaaagttatcttataacgacgggatttatatttagtcgttaatagtattacattaacgaccaaaactaatgtcgtcgctaatttttgaTCGTTAATGcctgtttttgttgtagtgatcCTTTATCTTGTGCGATCTCAGCCATCCAGTTTCCTTATTTATCACTCGTCTCGAGATTGATGATTTGGTGTGTGGAAGACGAAAGAAAATAGGGGTTGGCTGAGAGAGTTGTCATTTAGGGttttactttctctctctctctgtaaatttTTATACAGTTCGTCTTCCTCTTGTCCATATGTGTTCTCTGATTTTCTCTTTTGATCTGAGGTAAGCTCTTAATCTAGTTGTGATTCTGAGCATTATGTATAGAGAACCAGGGTTGTTTTTATTTTCGATTTCATTGTAATCggattgaaaatatatatagtggagtgagctcttctcGCCGGAGCTCAGTGGACGTAGCCCCTATTTGGGGTGAACTACTATAAATCGTGTGCCTCTTGTTTcgtttatattttaatatcttatGTGTTGTCTTTAGACTCTCGGTCAAATTTGTTGATATCATCAGTGCTTGATTTTGACTGTGTTTGTGGAgatttgctatctctgtttatTTGTAACACAACGTTTTAATGGTTATatcatgaaattcaattctatagaaaatatagtgtgtcaaataacaaaagatggaattcaattccttagatgtaatatttttcatgaaaattctaTACTATCAAACACATTGCCTGTAACTATGTACAAGACAAAATAGAGCAtgattaaaaagaatataaacaattatatcTAAGCATGAAAATTGCACGCACTTAAAGATATCTGAGCTTGAATTCCaatggaaaatctggaaaatgaaATCTCACCAAGAGCCGCTAAAACTTGCTAATAATTATCAAAAGAGACTGATGAATTAGTAAAAGGAATTTAGCTAAAGTGCAACCATATATAATAACAAGACAAgattaaataaatgtgatgaaGACTGAAAATATATAATCCACCTCAGGTACTGAAATCTgcttaatcataacataattTCAGGGTTTAGAAAACAATGCATTTCCACAATGCACTTCAAGATCTGTGGATAACGAGAGCAATTAAGAAACGAGAAATGCCTAACATGGCATTACTAATTTTAAGCCAAGGAGAGGTGCACTCACAGTTCACTTAGAACTTTCATGCTGtcgtcaaaaaaataaaaaacgaaaACAAAAATACTACTGAAACGCTTAATTTTGACACTAGGGGTAATGTTTTATATGGATGTATTGTATATTAGTTTATATTGGTATAATACACAGTACAATACATTAACGCATCCTTAATATCTAAATCAAGTGTTCAAATAACAGAtctaaaagataaaagaaaacaGGTAATTcaaaagttaatttaatttgaattgggTCAAAACTAGATTAGATGTAACTCAATTTGTTTTATGTATACCTACTTTACAGGCCGGTTCAAGGCATAGGCCAGTAAAACTTATGCCCACCAAAAATTTGGGACCCCAAAAAGTACAGCATCCTACctcatccccccccccccccccccaaaaaaaaaaaaaattggccccaccccccaccccaaaaaaataaataaataaaaattgggGTCctccaaaaaatacaacatcTCACCTTCtcccaaaaaaatttattatcgcCTAGGTTTCACTGGACCTTATATGTTTTGTGTGTATCTATTCTAGTGTATCAGCATATTCATTTTGGTGTGTAAAATCTTATTGATGGATTTATGAAAatactctttatatatattttgcttaaaaaaatacaaccataaaaattgtttctcaactTCAAATCATAACCTCAAGTTTGAATGAACTTGTAAACAACTTTACCATCGTACTAATATTCATATCGATGTAAAATTtgccacacaaaaaaaaaaaaaaaaatgggagcTAACTAAAAGTTCAACTGCAAGCATTACTCCTTAAGAGATGAgttttcatttgaaattttctatATATCTTTTACAAGCAACCcctctaatatataaatatatgggtACATTGAATGTACACACCTTGAACTTTGATCTTTTGTCTGAAACACGCCTTATACGTACTTTGTGTTGACCATAATTTTCAAGATATATCCAAATTCATTAGAACCAAAAGGCCTGGTTTTTAGGTAACAATGAGTCTACCCCCGAGTCATCGCAAAATTTTTAGCTTTCTCAACCAATCTTTTCTGATTAAGTGCCATTTTCCTATGATGATCACAAGAGCCCCGCCAAAATAATCTTCTTTGAATGAAAACTTGAATAAACAAATATAGTATGTAGGATGGTAACTACAGTGAAAACTTGAAAATATTATCCATTGCCAATTTCAAGTCCAAATAAAAGAGGAGAGTTGTGTTAGGCAACCGACAACTAGCGTAAAActtaattggatctaaatatgaattttacaCAAATTATCTGTTTGACTGTAATGTATATAGAactctaaaattcatgtagtcgacctcacataatgaaataaagaccggatatgttattgttattattgttgttagtaAATAAGATGGTTATATAACACACTTTGATTAGCACCAGCCTGCCCGCATGGATATACTCTTAGATTTCCAAGAGGGAAGTTTCTCTTCAAACGTTGTGATTTGTGTCGAAGAAAGAGGAGTAAGTTTGCTGAAAAGAAGGACAAGggagaagaaagatagaaaatgAAAGCTAAATGATACGCTGCAAGCCTATAAAGTCATATAAGAAATCTAAACATATCTCCAAGTGATGGAGATGTAAGGCACTCTTATACTTACAGATAGGAGCTATATATGACCAAGTCAAATACAAACGCGACTATTAATGACTAGATGCATGATGCTGACCAACTTAATAACAAGGTAACATGCATAATGATATATTCCTATCATGCACTAAGAAAGTAGTGCAGATTTTTAGACTTTGAACGgctaattttgaattattttagaatGTCTTCGGGGTCCGGAGCCTAACACCCAAAGAAATCctgagacatataagaaaacaGGAAATGCTTGACGATCATTAAGTAATAAAATCCACGACAAAGACGTTCATATCTTAGCAAATTCAATTGTTTCCTTCCCGTCGTGAGCTTTCCTGAAGAAATGCTTCACGTAATCGGAGTAGAGAAGTTGTTTATAGATGGGTTTCTCTCCGTTCTTCAGCAATTCAGGCAGAGGACCGATTACGTCACTGGGTCTAGGGTTCACAAAGAGGGGAACTGAAATCCTGTTTTTGCTTCCATTGGCCATCACCCGGTGCTCCACGCTCTTGTACCGGCCGTTGCTCATGATCTGAAGTGCGTCGCCGACGTTGATGACCAGAGATCCGCTGATCGGCGGGACATGAACCCAGGTGTCGTGCTGGTCGAGTTTCTTCACGTAAAGCCCTCCTATATCGTCTTGCAGGAGAATCGTCAATGTGGAGACGTCGGAGTGGCGGCCGACTCCGACGGTGAGCTCGGGGTTTGGACATATGGGATAGTAGTTGAGGTTAATCCTCCTGGAACCCATTAGCAGCAATTGTTTGTCTTCGTCAAGCTCCTCCACGTTGAGCCTCTTGGTTAGGGCATCCAAGAGCCTCTTGGCCAGTGTTTCGGACCCCCTCATGAACTCCATAGCTTCATCTCTGCAGAAAGGAAACACACTAATTAACTTCAACTATAAATGCATTTTGGATTAATGTATGCTTATACATgatataattaattacttgcACGCTGAAGGCCAGAATGCATTGGCCTCGTGGTCAGAAACGTAGAAGAGACTGAGGTAATCTTTCCACTCCAAAGCCTTCTCGGCGTGGGGAGTGAAGCTGGTGCCAAATCGGACGTTGTTGGTGGGCGAATGCTCTTTggagtgcttcttcttctcctccgcCGGCAACGCGAAGAAGCGATGGGTGGCTTCCTTCACCTTCTCCAGCACTTCAACGGGAACGCCGTGGTTGACGACCTGGAAGAACCCCCACTTCTCCGCCGCATCGCAGATGGCACCCGCCACCTTCGGGTCATCGGAATCCGACAGGTCTATAACCGGAATGGCCACTTCCGGCAACACATTGCAGCCACTGATCCTCTCTTCCAGAGGCTGAATGTATTGCTTGGGCAGGTCTTTCAGGCCCATGTCTGCAAGACCCTTCACTCCGTTGCCTTGGTGCACTACAAAGCTTATGAGATCCGTGGAGTTGGATTCATGAGCGCTGGTGGAAATCGTAGGAGCCATAGCTGCCTTGCCTGGCAGTTGCTGCGTACAGAGGAGGAATATTTAGGAATATTGGAGATGAAGCGATGATGGAATGAATTTAATAAGCATT
This genomic stretch from Diospyros lotus cultivar Yz01 chromosome 1, ASM1463336v1, whole genome shotgun sequence harbors:
- the LOC127795962 gene encoding feruloyl CoA ortho-hydroxylase F6H1-3-like, whose translation is MAPTISTSAHESNSTDLISFVVHQGNGVKGLADMGLKDLPKQYIQPLEERISGCNVLPEVAIPVIDLSDSDDPKVAGAICDAAEKWGFFQVVNHGVPVEVLEKVKEATHRFFALPAEEKKKHSKEHSPTNNVRFGTSFTPHAEKALEWKDYLSLFYVSDHEANAFWPSACKDEAMEFMRGSETLAKRLLDALTKRLNVEELDEDKQLLLMGSRRINLNYYPICPNPELTVGVGRHSDVSTLTILLQDDIGGLYVKKLDQHDTWVHVPPISGSLVINVGDALQIMSNGRYKSVEHRVMANGSKNRISVPLFVNPRPSDVIGPLPELLKNGEKPIYKQLLYSDYVKHFFRKAHDGKETIEFAKI